CTCCTGCAAAAACAAGAAGGCAACGAACGTGAGAgccaaagagagagagagaaagagagaaagaggtcGAGAAGATCTCCATCAGAAGGAATTTCAGAGTCCCACCACACAAGCCAAAGCCTTTCTTTCTCAGTCCCTTCGTTTCCAGTTCCCTCCCTCTTATCAGtcaaaaagaaagcaagaaaccaAACCCCATCCCACTAAGCCCCACCCTCAACTCAACCTATTTCAGCTAGCTTCCTCAGACGCCCATAATTACGCCGCATCAGCAGCATCAGCTGCAGCACCAGTattagcagcagcagcagagctaGCTGAattatatagagagagagagaaagagaaaaaaaaaaaagatataggaGTTTGGTAGGGAGGGAAAGGGGTGCTATATAGGAGTGATATAAAACACCAGTAGTGGTGGCTTCTGGAAGGCGATTCCCATCCGACACCGGTGCCTTCGCCGACTGGGTGGCCTCCTCTGCCACCGGCCGCGGTGACGACCTTTGTCTCGGGTTCAATGCCGGCGCCaacgctgctgctgctgctgctgccgccgccgccgccgccggtGGCCCCAACAGCGCTGGTGTTCCATGGGGATCGTCCACCACCTCTTCTGCTCGCCAATCTCTCAATTACGGCCTAGCTGACGTCAGCATGCTCGTCGTCGCCCCTGCTGCCTCTttccaccatcaccaccatcaccatGAATCCCTCCTCCCTTCCAGTGATCACCCAATCATCCCCCTCCTCACCGCTGCTCCCTGTGTGGGCGACGACGATGTCCGCGCTAAACACTCCGGGATCCAATTCTGGCAACCACAAACCCATCCCCCtcctcctcaaaaccctaaccctaatcctaccaTTCCTTACCTGAAAAAACCCGTCCCTATGCTTGATGCCCCTGGCGGCATCCTCTCTTCCGTCGCCGCCGGTGGTGCTACCTGCCAGGACTGCGGCAACCAAGCTAAGAAGGACTGCAACCACCACCGATGCCGCACTTGTTGTAAATCCCGCGGGTTTGAATGCTCCACCCATGTAAAAAGCACCTGGGTCCCCGCTGCTCGCCGCCGCGAACGCCAGATCGCAGCCACTGCCGCCGCCGCTGGCTCCTCCGGCTCCACCTCCACTTCCAAGAAACCTCGCCTCATCTCTTCCCAAACCACCACCACGTCTCACACCTCCACCTCCAACAACACCCCCCCTCGTAGCTTCGATACAAGCTCCAGCCACCAAGGTACcagttttatgtttttcttcattttctcttttcttctctcaaatcattgtaaacaaaacagaTGCGGGCTTTCGCGAGGGCTTACCGGGGCATGTGCGAGCGCCTGCAGTGTTCAAGTGCGTCCGCGTCACGTCCATTGACGACGGTGAAGACGAGTACGCTTACCAAGCGATGGTTCGCATCGGAGGGCATGTGTTCAAAGGCTTCCTCTACGACCAAGGTCTCGACGACCAAACACGCAACGAGGACATCAACAATAACACCAGCACcagcaataacaacaacaacagcaacaacaacaacaccgGTGCTATTCCCAACATCTCAGACCTTCATCTCGGCGGTGGTCCTTCCGACGTGTTCGCCGGTGGTGGCTCGTCTGGTGGTGGTGGATTGCTTGGAGGTACTACTACATATGGTAAcccaataaattaaaaatgtcaacTTCATCGCATTCAAACACAAACAACACTATACTTCTCACTTGCTCCTACTACCGGGACTACTTCACTTTGATATTTCATGGGGGTGCAGCTCCTGTACTTCCATTTGTTGTTCTAAACGTATGTGCCATTGTTATGATCTGCAAGCtactgttttttttcttctcattataTTGCTTTATATCGTCTTTCTTTCACCATGACTGCCTTCTTTCATGGAGTCTTCTGgcttcattttattattattttttttttgtttgacatGAAAGGTCGAGGAAGCTCTTGTACAGATTGCACTGTTCATGAGTTGATAGCTGCTTTATCTTTACGAGTGTTTTTTCATCAAAGTTACCTTAGTTTCAGTTGAGTATGGTGAATTAGCGTGCAATACACTTCTATTAATgctttaaatatgatattttacatattgTTCGTTACTATGTTGTTCATGTGATGTTATTATCGGGTTGTTCGactgataatattattttttatgttcttgTTGTAGTTGTTGTGATTATTAAATAAGCTTGCTTTGTTGAGTTTGTAGGGGAAGAGAGGGGAGGGGTTGGCTGGATGCTGTCGTGAGCGTCTCATTGGAACTTGTTTCTGGTTGACACTTTCACTAGAATAACAATTACTAGACATGTGGGTGTAGAATTTTCGCTACACACCCATATACCCATGGGCTGCCTTTTACTCATCTCTTTGAGTTACAGGGTCCATGTGGTACGCTTTCTCAATGGCATGGCACTGCCTCTCTTTGAATTTCTGTGCCATGCCAGTTATGTTTCTTGGGATTCTCTGGCTTGACTTATTCGGGCGTTGtctctatttttctatttttgttcaACTTCTTCAGCTGCTTTGCCTTTTTTTGGCTCATCTTGTTATGGTTCTCTTCCACACTTATTCTACCCTCATGATTTTAGAGATCACAACATGTGTCCTTTGATGGTTTAAAATATGCTTACATTGTGATGTGATGTTGATTATTATCtcttttttcatataaataagtTAATAAGGTCGTCTGAGAACTAACATGCTTGTAATTCTAACAATGTGATGTGCAGTGTACtaatcataaaatttaattta
The DNA window shown above is from Dioscorea cayenensis subsp. rotundata cultivar TDr96_F1 chromosome 12, TDr96_F1_v2_PseudoChromosome.rev07_lg8_w22 25.fasta, whole genome shotgun sequence and carries:
- the LOC120273867 gene encoding protein LATERAL ROOT PRIMORDIUM 1-like, which translates into the protein MLVVAPAASFHHHHHHHESLLPSSDHPIIPLLTAAPCVGDDDVRAKHSGIQFWQPQTHPPPPQNPNPNPTIPYLKKPVPMLDAPGGILSSVAAGGATCQDCGNQAKKDCNHHRCRTCCKSRGFECSTHVKSTWVPAARRRERQIAATAAAAGSSGSTSTSKKPRLISSQTTTTSHTSTSNNTPPRSFDTSSSHQDAGFREGLPGHVRAPAVFKCVRVTSIDDGEDEYAYQAMVRIGGHVFKGFLYDQGLDDQTRNEDINNNTSTSNNNNNSNNNNTGAIPNISDLHLGGGPSDVFAGGGSSGGGGLLGGTTTYGNPIN